One genomic region from Nymphaea colorata isolate Beijing-Zhang1983 chromosome 12, ASM883128v2, whole genome shotgun sequence encodes:
- the LOC116265525 gene encoding cellulose synthase-like protein D1: protein MSLNRDDSLSGDFSSSDFVSYTVMMPPTPDNQPMFQDQYSAVKAEEAQPAYGSSSSHLGGEGGRGAAGEDGAGGEPSGKMDRRMSVMKSNNKSILLRSQTNDFDHNRWLFETKGTYGIGNAFWPSGEAGGYGARAGAGVVDDDAMNVSMADFLDKPWKPLTRKIPIPPSILSPYRLLIMIRLVVLMFFLAWRVSHPNPDAMWLWGMSIVCEIWFAFSWVLDQMPKLNPINRATDLAALQDKFESPSPSNPTGRSDLPGIDVFVSTADPEKEPPLVTANTILSILAVNYPIEKLACYISDDGGSLLTFEAMAEAMVFAEVWVPFCRKHNIEPRNPDSYFSQKGDPTKFKKDQDFVKDRRRLKREYDEFKVRINGLPDAIRRRSDAYNKREERKAAAAGGGGDEEGAVKVLKATWMADGSHWPGTWLAPSKDHSKGDHAGILQVMSKVPSPDPVYGSSDEKIIDLSGVDVRVPMFVYVSREKRPGYDHNKKAGAMNAMVRASAILSNGPFILNLDCDHYIYNSQALREGVCFMMDRGGDRICYVQFPQRFEGIDPSDRYANHNTVFFDGNMRALDGLQGPVYVGTGCFFRRFAVYGFDPPRAYEYIGTFGQSKHPLHAPSLCSSMFNAIDPALGPDVELLNAARAELPKRFGNSALFADSIPVAEFQARPLQDHPVVKNGRPAGALLLPRQPLDANTVAEAVSVISCWYEDKTEWGDRVGWIYGSVTEDVVTGYRMHNRGWRSIYCITKRDAFRGTAPINLTDRLHQVLRWATGSIEIFFSRNNALFASSRMKFLQRLAYLNVCVYPFTSIFLIVYCFLPALSLFSGHFIVQNLNIAFLSYLLVITLTLTMLSLLEVKWSGIGLEEWWRNEQFWLIGGTSAHLAAVLQGLLKVVAGIEISFKLTSKSAAEDEEDIYADLYVVKWTSLFIPPLTIIVVNLVAVAIGFSRTIYSTIPQWNKLLGGVFFSFWVLAHMYPFAKGLMGRRGRMPTIVYVWSGLVAIIISLLWITISPPTDSTQSSGGSIEV from the exons ATGAGCCTCAACCGTGACGACAGCCTCTCCGGCGACTTCTCCTCCTCCGACTTCGTCAGCTACACAGTAATGATGCCGCCGACGCCGGACAACCAACCCATGTTCCAAGACCAGTACTCAGCGGTGAAGGCCGAGGAAGCCCAGCCGGCGTATGGCTCGAGCTCATCCCACCTAGGCGGAGAAGGTGGCAGGGGGGCTGCAGGCGAGGACGGCGCGGGCGGCGAGCCCAGTGGTAAGATGGACCGTCGGATGTCGGTCATGAAGTCAAATAATAAGTCGATACTGCTGAGAAGCCAGACCAACGACTTCGACCACAACCGCTGGCTGTTTGAGACGAAGGGAACCTATGGTATAGGGAATGCCTTCTGGCCCTCCGGCGAAGCTGGTGGGTACGGCGCCCGCGCAGGCGCCGGCGTTGTCGACGATGATGCTATGAACGTGAGCATGGCTGATTTCTTGGACAAGCCTTGGAAACCTTTGACTAGGAAGATCCCCATTCCACCTTCAATTCTAAGCCCATACAG GCTGTTGATCATGATACGGTTGGTAGTGCTGATGTTCTTTCTGGCATGGCGGGTGAGCCACCCGAATCCCGATGCCATGTGGCTGTGGGGAATGTCCATCGTCTGCGAGATCTGGTTCGCCTTCTCGTGGGTGCTGGACCAGATGCCTAAGCTCAACCCCATCAACCGCGCCACCGACCTGGCCGCCCTCCAAGACAAGTTCGAGTCCCCCTCTCCCTCCAACCCAACCGGCCGCTCTGACCTCCCTGGCATCGACGTCTTCGTCTCCACCGCCGACCCGGAGAAGGAGCCCCCTCTTGTGACAGCCAACACCATCCTCTCCATCCTCGCCGTCAATTACCCCATCGAGAAGCTCGCCTGCTACATCTCCGACGACGGCGGCAGCCTCCTCACCTTTGAGGCCATGGCGGAGGCAATGGTGTTCGCCGAGGTGTGGGTCCCTTTCTGCCGAAAGCACAACATCGAGCCCCGGAACCCCGACAGCTACTTCTCCCAGAAGGGCGACCCGACCAAGTTCAAGAAGGATCAGGACTTCGTCAAGGACAGGAGGAGGCTCAAGCGCGAGTATGATGAGTTCAAGGTGAGGATCAATGGCCTCCCCGATGCCATCAGGAGGAGGTCTGATGCCTATaacaagagagaagagagaaaagccgctgctgctggtggtggtggtgatgaagAAGGTGCTGTCAAGGTTCTTAAGGCGACGTGGATGGCCGACGGTTCTCATTGGCCTGGCACTTGGCTTGCCCCCTCGAAAGATCATAGTAAAGGTGACCATGCTGGCATTCTTCAG GTGATGTCCAAAGTGCCGAGTCCCGATCCAGTGTACGGGTCGTCGGACGAGAAGATCATCGACCTGTCGGGGGTGGACGTGCGGGTGCCCATGTTTGTGTACGTCTCCCGCGAAAAGCGCCCCGGCTACGACCACAACAAGAAAGCCGGTGCCATGAACGCCATGGTGCGCGCCTCGGCCATTCTTTCCAATGGCCCCTTCATCCTGAACCTCGACTGCGACCACTACATCTACAACTCTCAGGCGCTCCGGGAGGGCGTCTGCTTCATGATGGACCGCGGCGGCGACCGGATCTGCTACGTCCAATTTCCGCAGCGATTCGAAGGCATCGACCCATCCGACCGCTACGCCAACCACAACACCGTCTTCTTCGACGGCAACATGCGCGCCCTCGATGGCCTGCAGGGCCCCGTCTACGTCGGCACCGGCTGCTTCTTCCGCCGCTTCGCTGTTTACGGCTTCGACCCTCCCCGCGCTTACGAGTACATCGGCACCTTCGGCCAGAGCAAGCACCCCCTCCACGCCCCCTCCCTGTGCTCCTCCATGTTCAATGCCATCGACCCGGCCCTCGGCCCCGACGTCGAGCTCCTCAACGCGGCGCGTGCCGAGCTTCCCAAGCGCTTCGGCAACTCTGCCCTCTTCGCGGACTCCATCCCGGTGGCCGAGTTCCAGGCCCGCCCTCTCCAGGACCACCCAGTCGTGAAAAACGGCCGGCCGGCCGGCGCGCTACTCCTGCCGCGGCAGCCCCTCGACGCCAACACCGTGGCGGAGGCCGTCTCTGTCATCTCGTGCTGGTACGAGGACAAGACGGAGTGGGGAGACCGCGTCGGCTGGATTTACGGCTCCGTCACCGAGGACGTCGTCACCGGCTACCGGATGCACAACCGCGGGTGGCGGTCCATCTATTGCATCACGAAGCGCGACGCCTTCCGCGGCACGGCGCCGATCAACTTGACGGACCGGCTGCACCAGGTGCTGCGGTGGGCGACGGGGTCGATCGAGATCTTCTTCTCGCGCAACAACGCGCTCTTCGCCAGCTCGCGCATGAAGTTCCTGCAGCGCCTCGCCTACCTCAACGTCTGTGTCTACCCCTTCACCTCCATCTTCCTCATCGTCTACTGCTTCCTCCCggccctctccctcttctccgGCCACTTCATCGTCCAGAACCTCAATATCGCCTTCCTCTCCTACCTCCTCGTCATCACCCTCACCCTCACCATGCTCTCCCTCCTAGAGGTCAAGTGGTCGGGCATCGGCCTCGAGGAGTGGTGGCGCAACGAGCAGTTCTGGCTCATAGGCGGCACCAGCGCCCACCTGGCGGCCGTGCTGCAGGGACTGCTTAAGGTGGTCGCCGGAATTGAGATCTCCTTCAAGCTCACCTCTAAATCGGCGGCGGAGGACGAGGAAGACATCTATGCCGATCTCTACGTGGTGAAGTGGACCAGCCTCTTCATTCCCCCCCTCACCATCATCGTCGTCAACCTCGTCGCCGTCGCCATCGGGTTCTCCAGGACGATCTACAGCACGATACCGCAGTGGAACAAGCTGCTCGGTGGGGTGTTCTTCAGCTTCTGGGTGCTTGCTCACATGTATCCCTTTGCCAAGGGGTTGATGGGAAGGAGGGGAAGAATGCCCACCATCGTCTACGTCTGGTCTGGATTGGTTGCCATCATCATCTCCTTGCTCTGGATCACCATTAGTCCTCCCACTGATTCAACTCAATCTTCAGGTGGCAGCATAGAGGTTTAA
- the LOC116265526 gene encoding acetylornithine deacetylase has translation MGGSLKEELGVLDGDSFVALLSKLIGESRYVQNNPPELVPQEDRVVRHLLDALAPYSKEQGGPLLLNHASFVEGRGNLIVEYPGTVPGKVLSFVGSHMDVVTANPDDWDFDPFSLSVEGDKLRGRGTTDCLGHVALLTELMKRLAQVKPELKCTVVAVFIANEENSSILGVGVDALVTAGLLNKLKDGPLFWIDTADKQPCIGTGGMIAWKLRATGKLFHSGLPHKTVNPLELAMEALKEIQLRFYRDFPPHPMEKVYGFATPSTMKPTQWTYPGGGVNQIPAECTISGDCRLTPFYNPIDVTKKLEKYVDDINNNIEKLDTRGPVSKYVVLEENLTGRLHITFDEDMKPGVACSLDSLGYHVLCKATEEVVGYVKPYSITGSLPLIRELQDEGFDVQTAGYGLMSTYHAKNEYCLLPDMEQGFRIFVSIISRLEEAAN, from the exons ATGGGTGGGTCTCTGAAAGAGGAGTTGGGCGTGCTCGATGGGGACTCGTTCGTTGCCCTTCTCTCTAAGCTCATTGGGGAGTCGAGGTACGTTCAGAACAACCCGCCGGAGCTTGTTCCCCAGGAGGACAGGGTGGTCAGGCACCTCTTGGACGCGCTGGCTCCATACAGCAAGGAGCAAGGAGGGCCGCTTCTCCTGAACCACGCGAGCTTCGTCGAGGGAAGGGGGAACCTCATAGTCGAGTACCCGGGAACCGTTCCCGGCAAGGTCCTCTCTTTCGTTGGCAGCCACATGGATGTTGTCACCGCCAACCCTGATGATTGg GATTTTGATCCTTTCAGCTTGAGTGTCGAGGGTGATAAATTGCGCGGCCGTGGTACAACCGACTGTTTGGGGCATGTGGCCCTCTTGACGGAGCTCATGAAAAGATTGGCGCAAGTGAAACCGGAACTGAAGTGTACTGTGGTTGCTGTATTTATTGCCAATGAGGAAAACTCATCCATATTAGGTGTTGGGGTGGATGCTCTTGTGACGGCAGGATTGCTTAATAAACTCAAAGATGGCCCTCT ATTTTGGATCGATACAGCGGACAAACAACCTTGCATTGGTACTGGTGGAATGATTGCATGGAAACTGCGAGCGACTGGGAAACTTTTTCATAGTGGCCTCCCTCACAAG ACTGTGAATCCTCTGGAACTAGCCATGGAAGCTCTTAAAGAGATCCAATTACGGTTTTATAGAGATTTCCCTCCACATCCGATGGAAAAGGTTTACGGGTTTGCTACACCATCGACTATGAAGCCAACACAATGGACTT ATCCAGGAGGCGGTGTGAATCAAATTCCAGCTGAATGCACAATTTCAGGAGATTGCAG GCTGACACCCTTCTACAA CCCAATAGATGTCACAAAGAAATTGGAGAaatatgtggatgacataaaTAACAATATAGAGAAGCTGGATACCAGAGGGCCCGTCTCAAAATATGTTGTTCTTGAAGAAAATCTAACAGGAAG acttcatatcaCATTTGATGAGGACATGAAGCCAGGAGTTGCATGTAGTCTTGACTCTCTTGGTTATCACGTTCTATGCAAAGCTACAGAGGAAGTTGTTGGGTATGTGAAGCCATACTCTATCACAGGGAGCTTGCCTTTGATTCGAGAGTTACAG GATGAAGGATTTGATGTTCAAACTGCAGGATATG GTTTGATGTCAACTTACCATGCAAAGAATGAGTATTGCCTTCTTCCTGATATGGAGCAAGGTTTCAGGATCTTTGTCAGTATTATTTCCCGATTGGAAGAAGCTGCCAACTGA